One window from the genome of Abyssisolibacter fermentans encodes:
- a CDS encoding GerAB/ArcD/ProY family transporter, with protein sequence MNKEVITNKQMIILIIMFLAGTTALTVMGMDAKEDFWIASILSMLLAVPMIIIYCRLYYIFPGKNIFDIFEICFGKFIGKIIIIVYTYYLVGEATLVLLNYVYFVDVIFLTYTPLIVILISIMILCIWITKIGINVIGRWAELMVIIFMILIGVCILFAIPKMDINNIRPTLYSGINPILKGVFETYTFPFAQMTVFTMIFNNFKGKKSAYKVYSLGLLIGSLLSLLISTTSILILGAKTASKAVYPIYVAMSRIDAFNVIQGIDIIISTVFILGVFIKLSVYLIATSKGFATMFIFNDYRLFVIPTTLFMLILSSILFKGVLDYWEYSYEIWPYIAILFYTIIPIVTFIIAEIRNKIKTNY encoded by the coding sequence TTGAATAAAGAGGTTATTACAAATAAACAAATGATAATTCTTATTATAATGTTTTTAGCAGGAACTACAGCTTTAACAGTAATGGGAATGGATGCTAAAGAAGATTTTTGGATTGCTTCTATTTTATCTATGTTATTAGCTGTTCCAATGATTATTATTTATTGTAGACTTTATTATATTTTTCCCGGTAAAAATATATTTGATATTTTTGAAATTTGTTTTGGTAAATTTATCGGAAAAATAATTATTATAGTATATACATATTATTTAGTAGGAGAGGCAACATTAGTTTTATTAAATTATGTTTATTTTGTTGATGTGATTTTTTTGACTTATACTCCTCTTATTGTTATTTTAATAAGTATTATGATTTTGTGTATTTGGATAACAAAAATAGGGATTAACGTTATAGGAAGATGGGCAGAATTGATGGTTATTATATTTATGATCTTAATAGGTGTTTGTATATTATTTGCAATACCTAAAATGGATATAAATAATATTCGTCCTACATTATATAGTGGTATAAATCCAATTCTAAAAGGAGTCTTTGAGACATATACATTTCCATTTGCACAGATGACAGTTTTTACTATGATTTTTAATAATTTCAAAGGAAAAAAGTCTGCTTATAAAGTTTATAGTCTAGGGTTACTAATTGGGAGTTTATTATCGTTATTAATTTCTACAACTAGTATTTTAATTTTAGGTGCAAAAACAGCATCGAAAGCAGTATATCCAATATATGTTGCTATGTCAAGAATAGATGCTTTTAATGTAATACAAGGAATAGATATCATTATTTCTACTGTTTTTATATTAGGTGTATTTATTAAGTTAAGTGTTTATTTAATAGCTACTAGTAAAGGTTTTGCAACGATGTTCATTTTTAACGATTATAGATTATTTGTGATTCCTACAACATTATTTATGTTGATTTTATCTTCCATTTTATTCAAAGGAGTTCTTGATTATTGGGAATATAGTTATGAAATTTGGCCGTATATTGCTATTTTATTTTATACAATTATTCCTATAGTTACTTTCATTATTGCAGAAATTAGGAATAAGATAAAAACTAATTATTAA